The Pedobacter mucosus genome window below encodes:
- a CDS encoding DUF4397 domain-containing protein: MKNFTKNHFKLSSVVILLMLTLLNACKKEDTVDTSIAYFRVTNASPTLSTYNVYLNGTQINPSALPFAGSVAYNARSTGSYNLKFTSASSTTTLLSKDFSINASTYNTIYLINKTNALDIFTAVDDLSVTSATKAYIRFINLSPDASAMDLVNTGTTNTTLFTGKTYKTATGFLAIDGGVYSLDAKETTGGAVRTSLSAFTFTAGYHYDIIYGGLIAPANDTERPVNLQAILIK, translated from the coding sequence ATGAAAAACTTTACTAAAAATCATTTTAAATTATCTTCAGTTGTTATCTTGTTGATGTTAACTTTACTAAATGCTTGTAAAAAAGAAGACACCGTAGATACAAGCATTGCATATTTTAGAGTTACCAATGCTTCTCCAACTTTAAGCACATATAATGTATATTTAAATGGAACCCAAATTAACCCTTCCGCTTTACCCTTTGCTGGTAGTGTTGCATACAATGCGAGAAGTACAGGAAGCTATAATTTAAAATTTACGTCGGCAAGTAGCACTACAACCCTATTAAGTAAAGATTTTTCTATAAATGCATCAACATACAACACAATTTATTTGATTAATAAAACTAATGCACTCGATATTTTTACGGCTGTTGACGATTTATCTGTAACTTCTGCTACCAAAGCTTACATTCGATTTATTAATTTATCTCCAGATGCTTCGGCTATGGATCTTGTAAATACCGGCACCACAAATACAACTTTATTTACCGGAAAAACTTACAAAACGGCGACTGGCTTTTTGGCTATTGATGGAGGAGTTTATTCCTTAGATGCAAAAGAAACAACTGGTGGAGCAGTTAGAACATCATTATCAGCCTTCACTTTTACCGCCGGCTACCACTACGATATTATTTATGGTGGCTTAATTGCACCAGCAAATGATACAGAAAGACCAGTAAATTTGCAAGCTATTTTAATAAAGTAG
- a CDS encoding GNAT family N-acetyltransferase, with the protein MDINEFIVQVAIAEHHVFAEQIVTEMAESAKARGTGIAKRSPEYVASKMKEGKAVIAFHKDGTWAGFCYIETWSHGQFVANSGLIVAPEYRKAGLAHAIKEKVFDLSRTLYPKAKIFGLTTGLAVMKINSDLGYEPVTYSELTQDEEFWKGCQSCVNFEILKMKERKNCMCTAMLYDPATQKHDAAKKFAEELQKKPKLYERFMRIKQSLVVKPKPKSGLLFFLFTLLFNK; encoded by the coding sequence ATGGATATTAATGAATTTATAGTACAAGTCGCCATTGCTGAACACCATGTTTTTGCAGAGCAGATTGTTACTGAAATGGCAGAATCTGCTAAAGCTCGTGGCACTGGTATTGCCAAACGTTCTCCGGAGTATGTTGCTAGCAAAATGAAAGAGGGAAAAGCCGTTATTGCATTTCATAAGGATGGAACATGGGCTGGCTTTTGTTATATTGAAACATGGAGTCATGGGCAATTTGTTGCTAATTCAGGATTAATAGTTGCTCCAGAATATAGAAAGGCTGGTTTAGCACATGCTATAAAAGAGAAAGTTTTTGATCTTTCACGAACATTATATCCTAAAGCAAAAATTTTTGGTTTGACAACTGGTTTGGCTGTAATGAAAATTAATTCTGATTTAGGCTATGAACCCGTAACCTATTCGGAACTTACCCAGGATGAAGAATTTTGGAAAGGCTGCCAAAGCTGTGTTAATTTTGAGATTTTAAAAATGAAAGAGCGTAAAAATTGCATGTGTACCGCAATGCTTTACGATCCTGCAACTCAAAAGCATGATGCTGCTAAAAAGTTTGCTGAAGAATTGCAGAAAAAACCCAAATTATACGAGCGCTTTATGCGCATAAAACAGAGTTTAGTTGTTAAACCTAAGCCAAAATCAGGCCTACTGTTTTTTTTATTTACCCTCCTATTTAATAAATGA
- the argG gene encoding argininosuccinate synthase, producing the protein MKKKVVLAFSGGLDTSFCCIYLAQDRDLEVHSVIVNTGGFSEEELQEIEKRAYSLGVKSHAVVDETESYYDGCIKYLIYGNVLKNATYPLSVSAERVSQATAIAKYVKKIGADYVAHGSTGAGNDQVRFDMIFNIIIPEVEIITPIRDLKLSREAEIEYLAERGVEYSAEKARYSINKGLWGTSVGGKETLTSNETLPESAWPTQVSETESCKIELSFEKGELVAIDGETMEPVRAIQKLQAIAQPYGIGRDIHIGDTIIGIKGRVGFEAAAPIIIIKAHHTLEKHTLTKWQLSWKEQLSSFYGNWLHEGQFHDPIMRNIESFLTDTQKVVSGKVFVELLPYRFQIIGIESDHDLMSNKFGSYGEMNNAWSGEDVKGFSKIFGNQVMIWHKVNGEEA; encoded by the coding sequence ATGAAGAAGAAAGTTGTTTTAGCTTTTAGCGGTGGTCTCGATACCTCCTTTTGTTGCATATATCTGGCCCAAGATCGGGATTTAGAAGTACATTCTGTAATTGTAAACACCGGTGGATTTTCTGAAGAGGAATTACAAGAAATTGAAAAAAGAGCTTATTCTTTGGGTGTAAAATCTCATGCAGTTGTAGATGAAACTGAAAGTTATTATGACGGATGCATCAAATATTTGATCTATGGAAACGTTTTAAAAAATGCAACTTATCCGCTTTCTGTTAGTGCAGAACGTGTTAGTCAGGCTACTGCTATTGCTAAATACGTAAAAAAAATTGGCGCTGATTACGTTGCTCACGGCAGTACTGGTGCAGGAAATGACCAGGTTCGTTTTGATATGATTTTTAACATCATTATTCCTGAAGTTGAAATCATTACACCAATTAGAGATTTAAAATTATCCCGCGAAGCGGAAATAGAATATTTAGCCGAAAGAGGCGTGGAATATAGTGCAGAGAAAGCAAGATATTCAATCAATAAAGGTTTGTGGGGAACTTCTGTTGGAGGAAAAGAAACACTTACTTCTAACGAAACTTTACCAGAAAGTGCATGGCCAACTCAAGTTTCGGAAACAGAATCATGCAAAATCGAATTATCTTTTGAAAAAGGGGAATTAGTTGCCATTGATGGTGAAACTATGGAGCCTGTTAGAGCAATTCAAAAATTACAAGCCATTGCTCAACCTTATGGTATCGGTCGTGATATTCACATTGGTGATACCATAATCGGCATTAAAGGCCGAGTTGGTTTCGAAGCTGCAGCTCCAATTATCATTATCAAAGCTCATCATACTTTAGAAAAACATACTTTAACAAAGTGGCAACTAAGCTGGAAAGAACAACTATCGTCTTTCTATGGAAACTGGTTGCATGAAGGTCAATTTCATGACCCAATTATGCGGAATATCGAATCTTTTTTAACTGATACGCAAAAAGTAGTTAGTGGAAAAGTGTTTGTAGAACTGTTGCCTTACCGTTTTCAAATTATTGGAATTGAATCTGATCATGATTTAATGAGTAACAAATTTGGTAGCTACGGCGAAATGAATAACGCTTGGAGCGGAGAAGATGTGAAAGGTTTCTCTAAAATTTTTGGTAATCAGGTAATGATTTGGCATAAAGTAAACGGAGAAGAAGCTTAA
- the argC gene encoding N-acetyl-gamma-glutamyl-phosphate reductase: protein MEKIKAGIIGGAGYTGGEMLRILINHPNVEIAFVNSTSNAGNLISDVHTDLIGETDLKFVSDVPKDIDVLFLCVGHGDAKKFLAANLINEDIKIIDLSQDFRLATNAGYENREFIYGLPELNREKIKSAKNIANPGCFATCIQLGLLPLAAKGLIKNEVHINATTGSTGAGQGLSTTSHFSWRNNNLSIYKAFEHQHLNEIGESLVQAGSPLGAEGLNFIPQRGAFTRGILASMYLESDLTLEEAQIIYEEYYSTHPFTHVSRKNIDLKQVVNTNKALVHVEKHGTKLFIISIIDNLLKGASGQAVQNMNLLFGLEENAGLRLKASYF from the coding sequence ATGGAAAAAATTAAAGCAGGAATAATAGGTGGCGCAGGGTACACAGGTGGCGAAATGCTACGTATCCTAATCAATCATCCAAACGTTGAAATTGCTTTTGTAAATAGTACCAGTAACGCTGGGAATTTAATTTCTGATGTACATACTGATTTAATCGGCGAAACTGATTTAAAATTTGTAAGTGATGTTCCTAAGGATATTGATGTACTATTTTTATGCGTTGGGCATGGCGATGCTAAAAAGTTTTTGGCTGCTAACTTAATTAATGAGGATATTAAAATTATCGATTTATCTCAGGATTTCCGACTAGCTACAAATGCTGGCTACGAAAATCGTGAATTCATTTACGGACTTCCAGAACTTAATCGAGAGAAAATTAAATCTGCAAAAAATATTGCAAATCCTGGTTGTTTTGCTACTTGTATCCAACTTGGATTATTGCCATTAGCTGCAAAAGGTTTAATTAAAAATGAAGTTCATATTAATGCGACAACTGGTTCTACAGGCGCCGGACAAGGTTTATCAACAACTTCTCATTTTAGTTGGAGAAATAATAATCTTTCCATTTATAAGGCTTTTGAACATCAACATTTAAATGAGATTGGTGAAAGTCTCGTACAGGCAGGTTCCCCTTTAGGGGCGGAGGGGTTAAATTTCATCCCACAGCGTGGAGCTTTTACGAGAGGAATTTTGGCCTCAATGTATTTAGAAAGCGATTTAACATTAGAAGAGGCGCAAATCATTTATGAGGAATATTATAGCACTCATCCGTTTACACATGTAAGTCGGAAAAACATTGATTTAAAACAGGTTGTAAATACAAATAAAGCCTTGGTTCATGTAGAAAAGCATGGCACTAAATTATTTATTATCAGCATTATCGATAACCTACTTAAAGGCGCTAGCGGACAAGCGGTTCAGAATATGAATTTATTGTTCGGCTTGGAAGAAAACGCAGGTTTGCGTTTAAAGGCATCCTACTTTTAA
- a CDS encoding aspartate aminotransferase family protein — MQLFDVYPLNDIEITKATGSNVWDANGQQYLDLYGGHAVISIGHTNPHYVNRLADQLNKVGFYSNSVKIPLQNQLAEKLGEVSGKKDFQLFLVNSGAEANENALKLASFYNGRKKVIAFTGAFHGRTSLAVAVTDNPKIVAPINQTENVIFLPFNNEVALEDTFKAQGDEISAVIIEGIQGVGGIKEASKSFLQKIRTLCDEYNAVYIADSVQCGYGRTGLFYSHDYSGVEADVYTMAKGMGNGFPVAGISIAPKFKPWHGELGTTFGGNHLACAAALAVLEVMQQENLMKNAEELGNYLIEELKKFEQVIEVRGRGLMIGIELPAELAHVKKELLFTHHIFTGEAKPNVIRLLPALNLTKAHADEFLAAFGELVN; from the coding sequence ATGCAATTATTCGACGTTTACCCACTTAACGATATAGAAATTACCAAAGCAACAGGCAGCAATGTTTGGGATGCTAACGGACAACAATACTTGGATTTATATGGCGGTCACGCAGTGATTTCCATCGGTCACACCAATCCACATTACGTAAATCGCTTAGCAGATCAATTAAATAAGGTAGGTTTTTACTCTAATTCGGTCAAAATTCCTTTGCAAAATCAACTTGCTGAAAAGCTGGGCGAAGTTTCTGGGAAAAAAGATTTTCAATTATTCTTGGTTAATTCTGGTGCTGAGGCAAACGAAAATGCTTTAAAATTAGCGTCGTTTTATAATGGAAGAAAGAAAGTGATTGCTTTCACAGGCGCTTTCCATGGAAGAACATCTTTAGCAGTTGCTGTTACAGATAACCCTAAAATAGTAGCGCCAATTAATCAAACGGAAAACGTAATCTTTTTGCCCTTTAATAATGAAGTTGCTTTAGAAGATACATTCAAAGCGCAAGGCGATGAAATCTCTGCCGTCATTATTGAAGGAATACAAGGTGTTGGTGGAATTAAAGAAGCATCAAAAAGTTTCTTGCAGAAAATTCGTACCCTATGTGATGAATACAACGCAGTTTATATCGCCGATTCAGTGCAGTGCGGGTACGGTAGAACAGGTTTGTTTTACTCGCACGATTATTCAGGTGTTGAGGCCGATGTTTACACGATGGCGAAAGGAATGGGTAATGGATTTCCGGTTGCGGGAATTTCAATTGCTCCAAAATTTAAGCCATGGCATGGCGAATTGGGTACAACTTTCGGTGGGAATCATTTGGCCTGTGCTGCGGCTTTAGCTGTTTTAGAAGTGATGCAACAGGAAAACCTAATGAAAAATGCTGAAGAATTAGGAAACTATTTGATCGAAGAATTAAAGAAATTTGAGCAAGTAATTGAAGTTCGAGGTCGTGGGTTAATGATAGGAATTGAACTACCAGCAGAACTTGCTCATGTTAAAAAAGAATTATTATTTACGCACCATATTTTTACCGGCGAAGCAAAACCGAACGTAATTCGTTTGTTGCCAGCTTTGAATTTAACTAAAGCACATGCGGATGAATTTTTGGCTGCGTTTGGTGAACTAGTTAATTAG
- a CDS encoding four helix bundle protein, which yields MRNYQKLEVWKKAHLMVLFVYSDILPLFPLSEKYDLHSQVKRAAYSVPLNIVEGAGRNSDMDFARFLDMALGSCHETEYACLLAKDLRYLNEEKYHEINNKTNEVKAMLIGLLKRLRNN from the coding sequence ATGAGGAATTATCAAAAATTAGAAGTTTGGAAAAAAGCGCATTTAATGGTTCTATTTGTTTATTCAGATATTCTTCCATTATTTCCACTCTCTGAGAAGTACGATTTGCATAGTCAAGTCAAAAGAGCTGCATATTCAGTCCCTTTAAACATTGTTGAAGGAGCTGGAAGAAATTCGGACATGGATTTTGCTAGGTTTTTAGATATGGCGTTAGGTTCTTGCCACGAAACCGAATATGCTTGTTTGCTTGCAAAAGATTTGAGATACTTAAATGAAGAAAAGTATCATGAGATAAATAATAAAACTAATGAGGTTAAAGCAATGCTGATTGGCTTGCTGAAACGTTTAAGAAATAATTGA
- a CDS encoding acetylornithine carbamoyltransferase, whose amino-acid sequence MKLFTSVHDVPSIKQFVKDALALKANPYAHQDLGKNKTLGLVFMNPSLRTRLSTQKAALNLGMNVMVMNLDKEGWALETQDGVVMNGSTVEHIREAAAVMGQYCDILGLRSFPKLNNREEDYSEDFFNKFVKYCAIPVVSLESATRHPLQSFADIITIHETWTEKIDGTKPKVVLAWAPHVKALPQAVPNSFAEWMCKAQEEGMIDFTIAQPEGYELAENFTPGADIQYNIEEALAGADYVYVKNWSSYKEYGKVLTYPDGWMMNNEKLKFTNNAKVMHCLPVRRDLELSSEILDGPNSLVIHEAGNRLWAAQAVLKAMLEEL is encoded by the coding sequence ATGAAACTTTTCACTTCCGTACATGATGTTCCAAGCATCAAACAATTTGTAAAAGATGCACTTGCGCTAAAAGCAAATCCATATGCTCATCAGGATTTAGGTAAGAACAAAACTTTAGGTTTAGTTTTTATGAATCCTAGCTTACGTACCCGTTTAAGCACTCAAAAAGCTGCATTAAATTTAGGTATGAATGTGATGGTGATGAATTTAGACAAAGAAGGTTGGGCTTTAGAAACACAAGATGGCGTTGTCATGAATGGTTCTACAGTTGAACATATTCGTGAAGCTGCCGCAGTAATGGGCCAATATTGTGATATTTTAGGATTGCGTTCGTTTCCTAAATTAAACAATCGTGAAGAAGATTATAGTGAAGATTTCTTCAACAAATTTGTAAAATACTGTGCTATTCCAGTGGTTAGTTTGGAAAGCGCAACCCGTCATCCCTTGCAAAGTTTTGCTGATATTATTACCATTCACGAAACCTGGACGGAAAAAATCGATGGCACAAAACCAAAGGTAGTTTTGGCTTGGGCGCCTCATGTTAAAGCATTGCCACAAGCAGTTCCAAATTCATTTGCTGAATGGATGTGTAAAGCACAGGAAGAGGGAATGATTGATTTTACAATCGCTCAACCTGAAGGTTACGAACTTGCTGAAAACTTTACTCCAGGAGCTGATATTCAATATAATATAGAGGAAGCTTTGGCTGGTGCTGATTATGTTTATGTTAAAAATTGGAGCAGTTATAAAGAATATGGTAAAGTTTTAACTTATCCAGATGGGTGGATGATGAATAATGAAAAGCTGAAGTTTACTAACAACGCAAAAGTAATGCACTGCTTACCTGTTCGTCGAGATTTAGAGTTGTCGTCTGAGATTTTAGACGGTCCAAATTCATTGGTAATTCACGAAGCTGGAAATCGCTTGTGGGCGGCGCAAGCGGTGTTGAAAGCAATGTTGGAAGAATTATAA
- the argB gene encoding acetylglutamate kinase produces MKQLTIIKIGGNVIDNSANLHQFLLDFTALPGDKILVHGGGKIATELGESLGIEAKMVEGRRVTDIETLRIVTMVYAGLINKNMVAQLQAKGSNAIGLTGADGNIIKAKKRPVKDIDYGFVGDLDENSVSATTLNSLLKAGLVPVLCAITHDGDTQLLNTNADTIASSVAVAMSSLYETRLVYCFEKKGVLIDVDDDNSVIKEIKADEFEGLKVDGIVQGGMIPKLQNAFEAITKGVSAVFIGKANELGELAEGTFGTKMLK; encoded by the coding sequence ATGAAACAACTCACAATCATAAAAATAGGTGGAAATGTAATTGATAACTCGGCAAATTTACATCAGTTTTTGTTAGATTTTACGGCATTACCAGGAGATAAAATATTAGTTCATGGAGGAGGAAAAATTGCAACCGAATTGGGTGAAAGCTTAGGCATAGAAGCCAAAATGGTTGAAGGAAGAAGGGTTACTGATATTGAAACTTTGCGCATTGTAACAATGGTTTACGCAGGTTTGATAAATAAAAATATGGTTGCTCAATTACAAGCAAAGGGCAGCAATGCGATTGGTTTAACTGGTGCTGATGGAAATATCATTAAGGCGAAGAAACGTCCAGTTAAAGATATTGATTATGGTTTCGTTGGGGATTTAGACGAGAATTCTGTATCTGCAACAACTTTAAATAGTTTATTAAAAGCTGGTTTGGTTCCGGTTTTATGTGCAATTACGCATGATGGAGATACTCAACTTTTGAATACAAATGCCGATACGATTGCCTCTTCAGTTGCTGTTGCAATGTCGTCTTTATATGAAACGCGTTTGGTATATTGCTTTGAAAAAAAAGGTGTATTGATTGATGTAGACGATGATAATTCTGTAATTAAAGAAATTAAAGCGGATGAATTTGAGGGTTTAAAAGTTGATGGTATAGTGCAAGGCGGAATGATTCCAAAATTGCAAAATGCTTTTGAAGCAATTACAAAGGGTGTTTCTGCGGTTTTTATCGGTAAAGCCAATGAATTAGGAGAGCTTGCTGAGGGAACTTTCGGAACTAAGATGTTGAAGTAA
- the proC gene encoding pyrroline-5-carboxylate reductase, with amino-acid sequence MTKKIAIIGSGNIGLSLAKGLVKADFAQAADITLTRRNIDHLKSFSDAGFIVSNNNKQAVANADVVILAVLPQQLNTVLDEISSSIYTEKHLVISVISGVSCAAVREKLGENVEVIRVMPNTAIAIGQSMTCMASDNASAENIEDVTKMFETVGAVVKINEDLMTAATALCACGIAFFLRAIRAASQGGVEIGFHADEALKMAVQTAKGAADLLLLHGTHPESEIDKVTSPKGCTIAGLNEMEHNGFSSSLIKGIKLSALKAGNLYTKES; translated from the coding sequence ATGACAAAAAAAATAGCCATAATTGGTAGCGGGAATATCGGTTTATCTTTAGCGAAAGGATTGGTAAAAGCTGACTTTGCTCAAGCTGCCGATATAACACTAACAAGAAGAAATATCGATCATTTGAAATCTTTTTCGGACGCTGGATTTATAGTGAGCAATAACAATAAACAAGCAGTCGCCAATGCGGATGTTGTAATTCTAGCTGTTCTACCCCAACAATTAAACACCGTTTTGGATGAAATAAGTTCTTCCATATACACTGAAAAGCACCTCGTAATCTCCGTTATCTCTGGTGTAAGTTGTGCTGCGGTTCGAGAAAAGTTAGGAGAAAACGTAGAAGTAATACGCGTAATGCCAAATACGGCAATTGCAATCGGGCAATCGATGACTTGTATGGCGAGCGACAATGCATCAGCAGAAAATATCGAAGATGTTACTAAAATGTTCGAAACCGTTGGTGCCGTTGTAAAGATTAATGAAGACTTAATGACTGCCGCAACAGCGCTTTGTGCTTGTGGTATTGCTTTCTTTTTAAGGGCAATCAGAGCTGCATCTCAAGGCGGTGTAGAAATTGGTTTTCATGCTGATGAGGCTTTGAAAATGGCAGTTCAAACCGCAAAAGGAGCTGCAGATTTACTTTTATTACATGGAACGCATCCAGAATCAGAAATAGATAAGGTAACTTCGCCAAAAGGCTGCACTATTGCTGGTTTAAATGAAATGGAGCATAATGGGTTTAGCTCTTCTTTGATAAAAGGCATTAAGCTTTCTGCTTTAAAAGCAGGAAATTTATACACCAAGGAAAGCTAA